TCCCTGCACTTCGGGAGATGGTGGCGGATGCGGTGCGTTGCCATTTCGACGATCGCGAGCTGCCCGGGATGATCCGGCTCCTGACGGAATCGGAGGCATCGACCGCTGGCCCGCCACTTCGGACCGCCTTGGATCACGAGCGAGCTGAATGACGCCGATCGAGACCGCCGAGGGACATGCGTACCGCCGACGCTCGCCGCTGGAGGTGGTGGGTGCGGCCGTGGCGCGCCTGGTTCCGGAGAGCGGTCCCCGGCGGTGGCTGCGTGGCGCCTACCACGCACTGCTGGGCGGCGGGCGCGGCGTGGAGTCCGTGCTCCCCGGCGGCGAACGGGTGCGCGTGCTTCCCGAGTACCGCTTCGTCAGCTGGAACCACGTGGAGTACGCCGCCTTTCACGCCACTGCCGCGCGGGGCGGGGTTGCGCTCGATGTGGGTGCCAACGCCGGTGCGTACGCGCTGCTCTTGGGGCAGTGGGTGCGGCCAGGCGGGCGGGTGTTCGCCTTCGAGCCGTCGCCGGAGGCGTTCGAGGGACTGCGCCGCCACGTGGAGCTGAACGGGCTCGCCGACGTGGTGGCGCCGGTGCGCGCC
This sequence is a window from Longimicrobium sp.. Protein-coding genes within it:
- a CDS encoding FkbM family methyltransferase, which codes for MTPIETAEGHAYRRRSPLEVVGAAVARLVPESGPRRWLRGAYHALLGGGRGVESVLPGGERVRVLPEYRFVSWNHVEYAAFHATAARGGVALDVGANAGAYALLLGQWVRPGGRVFAFEPSPEAFEGLRRHVELNGLADVVAPVRAAVSDVAGTAGLIGAGHHGTSRLAAAGEAGTETVETVTIDAFCAAHDITPTLIKIDVEGF